One Actinosynnema pretiosum DNA segment encodes these proteins:
- the rpmE gene encoding 50S ribosomal protein L31 translates to MKTGIHPEYVKTEVTCGCGNTFTTHSTKTSGAIHVEVCSNCHPFYTGKQKILDTGGRVARFEARYGKRAK, encoded by the coding sequence TTGAAGACTGGCATTCACCCGGAGTACGTGAAGACCGAGGTCACCTGTGGCTGCGGCAACACCTTCACGACCCACAGCACCAAGACTTCCGGCGCCATCCACGTCGAGGTCTGCTCCAACTGCCACCCGTTCTACACGGGCAAGCAGAAGATCCTCGACACCGGTGGCCGGGTCGCGCGCTTCGAGGCCCGCTACGGCAAGCGCGCCAAGTAG
- the rho gene encoding transcription termination factor Rho — protein sequence MSNTDVLSSDSAAPNAAASSGAEENALSTPTNGGAPARKRAGLSGMVLAELRELAGQLGIDSTAKLRKGDLIAAIKERQGGTSGRGSAATPPKAEKPKAEKAAAKPAEAPAPAAEKAVEKPTQQQLDVPERAGEEETGRRGNRRRRSANRPAGSPEAPVAAAAAAAPAQVEAPQQAEQRPERAERSDRGERGERSERQGRERGERSDRGDRSERGDRGERGERSDRGERSDRGERSERGERGDRNRDRDRGERGERNRDRDRDRDRDRDRQSNNVPEDDGDDEGGRRGRRFRDRRRRGGRGEGTGAGTDTEVRDDDVLLPVAGILDVLENYAFVRTSGYLAGPNDVYVSLSLVRKHGLRRGDAIIGAVRQPRDGEQQRQKFNPLVRVDKINGLDPEESRNRPDFTKLTPLYPNERLRLETEPHILTTRVIDLVMPIGKGQRALVVSPPKAGKTSVLQSIANAITTNNPECHLMVVLVDERPEEVTDMQRSVKGEVIASTFDRPPSDHTTISELAIERAKRLVEMGHDVVVLLDSITRLGRAYNLAAPASGRILSGGVDSTALYPPKRFLGAARNIEGGGSLTVIATALVETGSAGDSVIFEEFKGTGNAELKLDRKIADKRTFPAVDVDSSGTRKEDLLLSPDELAVMHKLRRVLHALDGQQAIDLLLDRLRKTRTNIEFLMQVAKTTPGADND from the coding sequence GTGAGCAACACCGATGTGCTGAGCAGTGATTCCGCTGCTCCCAACGCCGCTGCCAGTTCCGGAGCCGAGGAGAACGCTCTGTCCACCCCTACGAACGGCGGCGCCCCGGCGCGCAAGCGCGCGGGACTCTCCGGCATGGTGCTGGCCGAACTGCGTGAACTCGCAGGTCAGCTCGGCATCGACAGCACGGCCAAGCTCCGCAAGGGCGACCTCATCGCGGCCATCAAGGAGCGGCAGGGCGGCACCTCCGGTCGGGGCAGTGCCGCGACGCCGCCGAAGGCCGAGAAGCCGAAGGCCGAGAAGGCCGCCGCGAAGCCCGCCGAGGCCCCCGCCCCCGCCGCCGAGAAGGCGGTCGAGAAGCCGACCCAGCAGCAGCTCGACGTCCCCGAGCGCGCGGGGGAGGAGGAGACCGGACGTCGCGGCAACCGCCGTCGCCGGTCCGCCAACCGCCCCGCGGGCAGCCCCGAGGCGCCCGTCGCCGCGGCTGCCGCCGCCGCTCCCGCGCAGGTCGAGGCCCCGCAGCAGGCGGAGCAGCGGCCCGAGCGGGCTGAGCGCTCCGACCGGGGTGAGCGGGGCGAGCGCTCCGAGCGCCAGGGCCGGGAGCGGGGCGAGCGCTCGGACCGGGGTGACCGCTCCGAGCGCGGTGACCGGGGTGAGCGCGGCGAGCGCTCCGACCGCGGCGAGCGCTCCGACCGGGGCGAGCGTTCCGAGCGGGGCGAGCGCGGCGACCGGAACCGCGACCGCGATCGGGGTGAGCGGGGCGAGCGCAACCGCGACCGCGACCGGGATCGCGACCGGGACCGCGACCGCCAGAGCAACAACGTGCCCGAGGACGACGGCGACGACGAGGGCGGCCGTCGCGGTCGCCGCTTCCGGGACCGCCGCCGTCGCGGCGGCCGGGGCGAGGGCACCGGCGCGGGCACCGACACCGAGGTGCGCGACGACGACGTCCTGCTGCCCGTCGCGGGCATCCTGGACGTGCTGGAGAACTACGCCTTCGTGCGCACCTCCGGCTACCTCGCGGGCCCGAACGACGTCTACGTGTCGCTCTCGCTGGTGCGCAAGCACGGCCTGCGGCGCGGTGACGCCATCATCGGCGCCGTCCGCCAGCCGCGCGACGGCGAGCAGCAGCGGCAGAAGTTCAACCCGCTGGTGCGCGTCGACAAGATCAACGGGTTGGACCCGGAGGAGTCGCGCAACCGCCCCGACTTCACCAAGCTGACCCCGCTCTACCCGAACGAGCGACTGCGCCTCGAGACCGAGCCGCACATCCTCACCACGCGCGTCATCGACCTGGTGATGCCGATCGGCAAGGGCCAGCGCGCCCTCGTCGTGTCGCCGCCCAAGGCGGGCAAGACCTCGGTGCTCCAGTCGATCGCCAACGCGATCACGACGAACAACCCCGAGTGCCACCTGATGGTGGTCCTCGTGGACGAGCGCCCCGAAGAGGTCACCGACATGCAGCGGTCGGTGAAGGGCGAGGTCATCGCCTCCACCTTCGACCGCCCGCCGTCGGACCACACCACGATCTCGGAGCTGGCCATCGAGCGGGCCAAGCGCCTGGTCGAGATGGGTCACGACGTGGTCGTGCTGCTCGACTCCATCACCCGCCTCGGCCGCGCCTACAACCTGGCGGCCCCGGCGTCCGGGCGCATCCTGTCCGGTGGTGTCGACTCGACGGCGCTGTACCCGCCGAAGCGCTTCCTCGGCGCGGCCCGCAACATCGAGGGCGGCGGCTCGCTGACCGTGATCGCCACCGCGCTGGTGGAGACCGGGTCGGCCGGTGACAGCGTGATCTTCGAGGAGTTCAAGGGCACCGGCAACGCCGAGCTCAAGCTCGACCGCAAGATCGCCGACAAGCGGACCTTCCCCGCGGTGGACGTGGACTCGTCCGGCACCCGCAAGGAGGACCTGCTGCTGTCCCCGGACGAGCTGGCGGTCATGCACAAGCTGCGCCGGGTGCTGCACGCGCTCGACGGCCAGCAGGCGATCGACCTGCTGCTCGACCGGCTGCGCAAGACGCGCACCAACATCGAGTTCCTGATGCAGGTCGCGAAGACCACGCCGGGCGCGGACAACGACTGA
- the thrB gene encoding homoserine kinase encodes MTDLIGAGVRVLVPASTANLGSGFDALGLALGLHDEVDFTITASGLSITVEGAFTDVPTDEGHLVVQAFRKACELHRLPVPGLALTCRNSIPHSRGLGSSAAAVAAGVAAASALAGRELDASALQVAAEFEGHADNVAACLFGGVAIAWSDAGGYRAVRVDPHPDLSPVVLIPAQESSTRTTRGLLPARVPHSDAAHAAGRSALAVHGLTRDPSVLLDALRDRLHEPYREPAWPATSRLVAELREAGVPAAVSGAGPTVFALPEGGALPAEIDITGFQALAVPVDVDGVRVAPLG; translated from the coding sequence GTGACGGACCTGATCGGCGCGGGCGTCCGGGTCCTCGTCCCGGCGTCCACCGCGAACCTCGGCTCCGGCTTCGACGCGCTCGGCCTCGCGCTGGGCCTGCACGACGAGGTGGACTTCACGATCACCGCCAGCGGGCTGTCGATCACCGTGGAGGGCGCGTTCACCGACGTGCCCACCGACGAGGGCCACCTGGTCGTGCAAGCCTTCCGCAAGGCGTGCGAGCTGCACCGCCTCCCGGTGCCCGGACTGGCGCTGACCTGCCGGAACAGCATCCCGCACAGCCGGGGGCTCGGCTCGTCCGCCGCCGCCGTCGCGGCCGGGGTCGCGGCGGCGTCCGCGCTGGCCGGGCGGGAGCTGGACGCGTCCGCGCTCCAGGTCGCCGCCGAGTTCGAGGGGCACGCCGACAACGTCGCGGCGTGCCTGTTCGGCGGGGTGGCGATCGCCTGGTCGGACGCCGGGGGCTACCGGGCGGTGCGGGTCGACCCGCACCCGGACCTGTCCCCGGTGGTGCTGATCCCGGCGCAGGAGTCGTCCACGAGGACCACCAGGGGGTTGCTGCCCGCGCGGGTTCCGCACTCCGACGCGGCGCACGCGGCCGGCCGGTCGGCGCTGGCCGTGCACGGGCTCACCAGGGACCCGTCGGTGCTGCTGGACGCCCTGCGCGACCGGTTGCACGAGCCCTACCGGGAGCCCGCCTGGCCCGCGACCTCGCGGCTCGTGGCGGAGCTTCGGGAAGCCGGTGTCCCGGCGGCGGTCTCCGGGGCCGGTCCGACGGTGTTCGCGCTGCCCGAGGGCGGGGCGCTGCCCGCTGAGATCGACATCACCGGTTTCCAGGCGCTGGCGGTCCCGGTCGACGTCGACGGCGTGCGGGTTGCGCCACTCGGCTGA
- the thrC gene encoding threonine synthase, translated as MTTGAGVRPGWPGIIHAYSERIPLPEGARVVTLHEGGTPLVFSEHLSEVTGCEVHVKVEGANPTGSFKDRGMTVAMTHALASGIKAVICASTGNTSASAAAYAAKAGLTAAVLVPRGKIALGKLAQAVSHGARILQVDGNFDDCLELARKTSAEYPVTLVNSVNPVRLVGQKTAAWEVCDVLGRAPDVHCLPVGNAGNITAYWRGYRDYAEDGVTTSTPRMFGFQAAGAAPLVHGAPVANPETIATAIRVGSPASWNGAVAAKEESGGLFEAVTDEKILAAYRELARHDGIFVEPASATSVAGLLATAADGRLPRGSLVVCTVTGHGLKDPDTALRDVEEVEPLQVDPGAVARALELA; from the coding sequence ATGACGACCGGAGCGGGCGTGCGACCGGGGTGGCCCGGCATCATCCACGCCTACTCGGAGCGCATCCCGCTCCCCGAGGGCGCGCGCGTGGTCACCCTGCACGAGGGCGGAACGCCCCTGGTCTTCTCGGAGCACCTGTCCGAGGTCACCGGGTGCGAGGTGCACGTCAAGGTCGAGGGCGCGAACCCGACCGGGTCCTTCAAGGACCGGGGCATGACCGTGGCGATGACGCACGCGCTGGCCAGCGGCATCAAGGCGGTGATCTGCGCGTCCACCGGCAACACCTCGGCCAGCGCCGCCGCCTACGCCGCCAAGGCCGGGCTCACCGCCGCCGTGCTCGTGCCGCGCGGCAAGATCGCGCTGGGCAAGCTCGCGCAGGCCGTGTCGCACGGCGCGCGCATCCTGCAGGTCGACGGCAACTTCGACGACTGCCTCGAACTGGCCCGCAAGACCTCCGCCGAGTACCCGGTCACCCTGGTCAACTCGGTGAACCCGGTGCGGCTGGTCGGCCAGAAGACGGCGGCGTGGGAGGTGTGCGACGTGCTCGGGCGCGCCCCGGACGTGCACTGCCTTCCGGTCGGCAACGCGGGCAACATCACCGCCTACTGGCGCGGGTACCGCGACTACGCCGAGGACGGCGTGACCACGTCGACCCCGCGCATGTTCGGCTTCCAGGCCGCAGGGGCCGCGCCGCTGGTGCACGGCGCGCCGGTGGCGAACCCGGAGACGATCGCGACGGCCATCCGGGTGGGCAGCCCCGCCTCGTGGAACGGCGCGGTCGCGGCCAAGGAGGAGTCGGGCGGCCTGTTCGAGGCGGTCACCGACGAGAAGATCCTGGCCGCCTACCGCGAGCTGGCCAGGCACGACGGCATCTTCGTCGAGCCCGCCTCGGCGACCAGCGTCGCAGGCCTGCTGGCCACGGCGGCCGACGGCAGGCTGCCGCGCGGGTCGCTGGTGGTCTGCACGGTCACCGGGCACGGCCTCAAGGACCCCGACACGGCCCTGCGGGACGTGGAGGAGGTCGAGCCGCTGCAGGTCGACCCCGGCGCCGTGGCGCGCGCGCTGGAGCTGGCGTGA
- a CDS encoding homoserine dehydrogenase yields MPGQKNPDGKPIRVALLGCGTVGTEVARLLTEQAADLTARVGAPVELVGIAVRKPNKHREVPSELLTTDAEALVASDVDVVVEVIGGIEPARTLLLGALNAGKSVVTANKALLAEHSGELFAAADASGADLYFEAAVAGAIPLLRPLRESLAGDRITRVMGIVNGTTNFILSGMDATGAGYNETLEEASRLGYAEADPTADVDGFDAASKAAILASLAFHSRVTAADVHREGISAVSAADIAAAKGLGRTVKLLAICERVSHGDEESVSVRVHPAMIPRSHPLASVGGAFNAVFVEADAAGEMMFYGQGAGGAPTASAVLGDLVAVARNRVAGGHGPRESAYAALPARPMGQTPTRYHISLDVEDKPGVLAQVAAVFAEHGVSIAAVRQEGRVADASLVIVTHAATDAALRSTVDKVGGLPIVRDVVSVMRVEGGES; encoded by the coding sequence GTGCCTGGCCAGAAAAACCCCGACGGCAAGCCGATCAGGGTCGCCCTTCTGGGTTGCGGCACCGTCGGCACCGAGGTCGCGCGCCTGCTCACCGAGCAGGCCGCCGACCTCACCGCCAGGGTCGGCGCCCCGGTGGAGCTCGTCGGCATCGCCGTCCGCAAGCCCAACAAGCACCGCGAGGTGCCGTCGGAGCTGCTCACCACCGACGCCGAGGCGCTCGTCGCCTCCGACGTCGACGTGGTCGTGGAGGTCATCGGCGGCATCGAGCCCGCCAGGACCCTGCTGCTGGGCGCGCTGAACGCGGGCAAGTCCGTGGTCACCGCCAACAAGGCGCTGCTGGCCGAGCACTCCGGCGAGCTGTTCGCCGCCGCCGACGCCTCCGGGGCCGACCTCTACTTCGAGGCCGCCGTCGCGGGCGCCATCCCGCTGCTGCGCCCGCTGCGCGAGTCCCTCGCGGGCGACCGCATCACCCGCGTGATGGGCATCGTCAACGGCACCACGAACTTCATCCTCTCGGGAATGGACGCCACCGGTGCGGGTTACAACGAGACCCTGGAGGAGGCGTCCCGGCTCGGGTACGCCGAGGCCGACCCGACCGCCGACGTCGACGGCTTCGACGCCGCGTCCAAGGCCGCGATCCTGGCCTCGCTGGCGTTCCACAGCCGGGTGACCGCCGCCGACGTGCACCGCGAGGGCATCTCGGCGGTCAGCGCCGCCGACATCGCCGCCGCCAAGGGCCTGGGCCGCACCGTGAAGCTCCTCGCGATCTGCGAGCGGGTCAGCCACGGCGACGAGGAGTCCGTCTCCGTCCGCGTGCACCCGGCGATGATCCCGCGCAGCCACCCGCTGGCCAGCGTGGGCGGCGCGTTCAACGCGGTGTTCGTCGAGGCCGACGCGGCGGGCGAGATGATGTTCTACGGCCAGGGCGCCGGTGGCGCGCCGACCGCGAGCGCCGTGCTCGGCGACCTGGTCGCGGTGGCCCGCAACCGGGTGGCGGGCGGCCACGGCCCCCGCGAGTCCGCGTACGCCGCGCTGCCCGCGCGCCCGATGGGGCAGACGCCCACCCGGTACCACATCAGCCTCGACGTCGAGGACAAGCCGGGCGTGCTGGCGCAGGTCGCGGCCGTGTTCGCCGAGCACGGGGTGAGCATCGCCGCCGTGCGGCAGGAGGGCCGCGTCGCCGACGCGAGCCTGGTCATCGTCACGCACGCCGCGACCGACGCGGCGCTGCGGTCCACCGTGGACAAGGTCGGCGGCCTGCCGATCGTCCGCGACGTGGTGAGCGTCATGCGCGTGGAAGGTGGGGAGTCATGA
- the lysA gene encoding diaminopimelate decarboxylase, which produces MRAHPAGPRHADVIAQASTAGRPPADGSELDALPERVWPRNAERRADGVVTLGGVDVRALAEEHGTPLFVMDEADFRSRCAEHAEAFGDPSLVHYASKAFLSVSVARWVAEEGLSIDVCSGGELAIALRAQFPPERIALHGNNKSLAELAAAVDAGVGVVVLDSFQEIARLDQVARERGRVQQVMIRVTVGVEAHTHEFIATAHEDQKFGFSLASGDAAEAARRVVKAEGLSLVGLHSHIGSQIFDASGFEVAARRVVSLLAELRAEHGPTLLDELTTLDLGGGLGIAYTADDDPPPPAVLAAQLRDIVTQECDRAGLPVPKLAVEPGRAIVGPGTVTLYEVGTIKDVQLDAGATRRYVSVDGGMSDNIRTALYDAVYDCRLVSRAAEEGSGAVLCRVVGKHCEAGDVVVRDCWLPADLAPGDLVAVAATGAYCYSMASGYNRLPRPALAAVDGGRSRLLLRRETEEDLFRLEV; this is translated from the coding sequence ATGCGCGCCCACCCCGCCGGACCCCGGCACGCCGACGTCATCGCCCAGGCCAGCACGGCCGGGCGGCCCCCCGCCGACGGCTCCGAGCTGGACGCCCTTCCCGAACGGGTGTGGCCCCGCAACGCCGAGCGCCGCGCCGACGGCGTCGTCACCCTCGGCGGCGTGGACGTGCGCGCGCTCGCCGAGGAGCACGGCACCCCGCTGTTCGTCATGGACGAGGCCGACTTCCGGTCCCGCTGCGCCGAGCACGCCGAGGCCTTCGGCGACCCGTCCCTGGTGCACTACGCCTCCAAGGCGTTCCTGTCCGTCTCGGTGGCCCGCTGGGTCGCCGAGGAGGGCCTGAGCATCGACGTGTGCAGCGGCGGCGAGCTGGCCATCGCGCTGCGCGCCCAGTTCCCGCCCGAGCGGATCGCGCTGCACGGCAACAACAAGTCGCTCGCCGAGCTGGCGGCGGCCGTCGACGCGGGCGTCGGCGTGGTCGTGCTCGACTCGTTCCAGGAGATCGCCCGGCTCGACCAGGTCGCCCGCGAGCGCGGCCGGGTCCAGCAGGTCATGATCCGCGTCACGGTCGGCGTCGAGGCGCACACCCACGAGTTCATCGCCACCGCGCACGAGGACCAGAAGTTCGGGTTCTCGCTCGCCTCCGGCGACGCCGCCGAGGCCGCCCGCCGGGTGGTCAAGGCCGAGGGCCTGAGCCTGGTCGGCCTGCACAGCCACATCGGCTCGCAGATCTTCGACGCCAGCGGCTTCGAGGTCGCCGCGCGCCGCGTGGTGTCCCTGCTCGCCGAGCTGCGCGCCGAGCACGGCCCGACCCTGCTCGACGAGCTGACCACGCTCGACCTGGGTGGCGGCCTCGGCATCGCCTACACCGCCGACGACGACCCGCCCCCGCCCGCCGTGCTGGCCGCCCAGCTGCGCGACATCGTCACCCAGGAGTGCGACCGCGCCGGGCTGCCCGTGCCGAAGCTCGCGGTCGAACCCGGACGGGCGATCGTGGGCCCCGGAACGGTGACGCTCTACGAGGTCGGCACCATCAAGGACGTCCAGCTCGACGCCGGCGCGACCCGCCGCTACGTCAGCGTGGACGGCGGCATGAGCGACAACATCCGCACCGCGCTCTACGACGCCGTGTACGACTGCCGCCTGGTCTCCCGCGCCGCCGAGGAGGGCAGCGGAGCCGTCCTGTGCCGCGTCGTGGGCAAGCACTGCGAGGCGGGCGACGTCGTCGTCCGCGACTGCTGGCTGCCCGCGGACCTGGCCCCCGGCGACCTGGTAGCGGTGGCGGCCACCGGCGCCTACTGCTACTCGATGGCCAGCGGCTACAACCGGCTGCCCCGGCCCGCGCTGGCCGCGGTCGACGGTGGCCGCTCCCGGCTGCTGCTGCGCCGGGAGACCGAGGAAGACCTGTTCCGCCTGGAGGTTTAG
- the argS gene encoding arginine--tRNA ligase, which produces MTPAALAELVRATAVDVLSTRGLDPSALPAEVTIERPRNPEHGDYATNVALQTAKKAGTNPREFATWLAEALTSNDALSEVTVAGPGFLNLRLAPDAQAAIVREIITKGEEFGRSDLLAGRKINLEFVSANPTGPLHLGGTRWAATGDALGRVLAASGADVTREYYFNDAGAQIDRFVRSLMAAAKGEPAPEDGYAGSYISDIAAEVLRQEPEALTAEDGPEVFRRIGVNLMFDEIKRDLHDFGTDFDVFFHEDSLHKSGAVTTAVEKLKGSDKLYFENGAWWLRSTEFGDDKDRVVIKSDGAPAYIAGDIAYLVDKRSRGFDLCIYMLGADHHGYIGRLKAAAAALGDDPDSVEVLIGQMVNLVSDGKPVRMSKRAGNIISMEDLVDAVGVDAARFAMIRASVDSSVDIDLDLLRKRSSENPVYYVQYAHSRICSVLRNAADLKVEANDSLQLLEHEAEGTLIRALGEFPRVVKAAAELREPHRVANYLHSLAGDLHRWYDHKPALRILPRGDEEATELHGARLRLCQAAQQVFANGLALLGVTAPERM; this is translated from the coding sequence GTGACTCCCGCTGCGCTCGCTGAACTGGTCCGTGCGACGGCCGTGGACGTGCTGTCCACGCGCGGTCTCGACCCCTCCGCCCTCCCGGCCGAGGTCACTATCGAGCGACCGCGCAACCCCGAGCACGGCGACTACGCCACCAACGTGGCCCTGCAGACCGCCAAGAAGGCGGGCACCAACCCCCGCGAGTTCGCCACCTGGCTCGCCGAGGCCCTGACCAGCAACGACGCCCTCTCCGAGGTCACCGTCGCGGGCCCCGGCTTCCTGAACCTGCGGCTCGCCCCCGACGCGCAGGCCGCGATTGTGCGCGAAATCATCACTAAGGGTGAAGAATTCGGCCGCAGCGACCTGCTCGCCGGCCGGAAGATCAACCTGGAGTTCGTCTCCGCCAACCCCACCGGCCCGCTGCACCTGGGCGGCACCCGCTGGGCCGCCACCGGCGACGCGCTCGGCCGCGTGCTGGCCGCGAGCGGCGCCGACGTGACCCGCGAGTACTACTTCAACGACGCGGGCGCCCAGATCGACCGCTTCGTGCGCTCCCTCATGGCCGCCGCGAAGGGGGAGCCCGCCCCCGAGGACGGCTACGCGGGCAGCTACATCTCCGACATCGCCGCCGAGGTGCTGCGCCAGGAGCCCGAGGCGCTGACCGCCGAGGACGGCCCCGAGGTGTTCCGGCGCATCGGCGTCAACCTCATGTTCGACGAGATCAAGCGCGACCTGCACGACTTCGGCACCGACTTCGACGTGTTCTTCCACGAGGACTCGCTGCACAAGTCCGGCGCCGTCACCACCGCCGTCGAGAAGCTCAAGGGCTCCGACAAGCTCTACTTCGAGAACGGCGCCTGGTGGCTGCGCTCCACCGAGTTCGGCGACGACAAGGACCGCGTCGTCATCAAGAGCGACGGCGCCCCCGCCTACATCGCCGGCGACATCGCCTACCTGGTCGACAAGCGCTCGCGCGGCTTCGACCTGTGCATCTACATGCTCGGCGCCGACCACCACGGCTACATCGGCCGCCTCAAGGCCGCCGCCGCCGCGCTGGGCGACGACCCGGACAGCGTCGAGGTCCTGATCGGCCAGATGGTCAACCTGGTCAGCGACGGCAAGCCGGTCCGGATGAGCAAGCGCGCGGGCAACATCATCAGCATGGAGGACCTGGTCGACGCCGTCGGCGTCGACGCGGCCCGGTTCGCGATGATCCGCGCCTCCGTCGACTCCTCCGTCGACATCGACCTGGACCTGCTGCGCAAGCGCTCCAGCGAGAACCCGGTCTACTACGTCCAGTACGCGCACTCGCGCATCTGCTCCGTGCTGCGCAACGCCGCCGACCTCAAGGTCGAGGCCAACGACTCGCTCCAGCTGCTGGAGCACGAGGCCGAGGGCACGCTGATCCGCGCGCTCGGCGAGTTCCCGCGCGTGGTCAAGGCCGCCGCCGAGCTGCGCGAGCCGCACCGGGTCGCCAACTACCTGCACTCCCTCGCGGGCGACCTGCACCGCTGGTACGACCACAAGCCCGCGCTGCGCATCCTCCCGCGCGGCGACGAGGAGGCCACCGAGCTGCACGGCGCCCGCCTGCGGCTGTGCCAGGCCGCGCAGCAGGTCTTCGCCAACGGCCTGGCCCTGCTGGGCGTGACCGCGCCGGAGCGGATGTGA
- a CDS encoding DUF3105 domain-containing protein, whose product MTSGKKTKAARSSVQAARSSVVASKPKPWGTIIAVIAVLGLAGGVFGYAYTRIDEKNQRDAALAKWNPTEENKDPSDQIEGVVKQEYAAGKHVDATQRVAYNFSPPFGGPHDSVWANCTGVVYSSAVRTENMVHGLEHGAVWIAYNPDQVSGPALDTLKAKVDNQPFTMMSPYPGLDKPISLQSWGHQLKLESADDERIDQFIQSLRRNQYTYPEIGATCDSATFNVDSPPPFVAEAPGADAVPMEGGTQATDEMPQDGQPAPQASTPAGSQAPATGASAPASSAPAGS is encoded by the coding sequence ATGACCAGCGGCAAGAAGACGAAGGCCGCGCGCTCCAGCGTGCAGGCGGCGCGTTCCTCGGTGGTGGCGAGCAAGCCCAAGCCGTGGGGCACCATCATCGCGGTGATCGCCGTGCTGGGACTCGCGGGCGGTGTTTTCGGCTACGCGTACACGCGCATCGACGAGAAGAACCAGCGCGACGCGGCACTGGCCAAGTGGAACCCCACCGAGGAGAACAAGGACCCGTCCGACCAGATCGAGGGCGTGGTCAAGCAGGAGTACGCGGCGGGCAAGCACGTCGACGCGACGCAGCGGGTGGCGTACAACTTCTCGCCCCCGTTCGGCGGGCCGCACGACTCGGTGTGGGCCAACTGCACGGGCGTCGTCTACTCCAGCGCGGTGCGCACCGAGAACATGGTGCACGGCCTCGAGCACGGCGCGGTGTGGATCGCGTACAACCCGGACCAGGTCTCGGGCCCGGCGCTGGACACCCTGAAGGCCAAGGTGGACAACCAGCCCTTCACGATGATGTCGCCCTACCCCGGCCTCGACAAGCCGATCTCGCTCCAGTCCTGGGGCCACCAGCTGAAGCTGGAGTCGGCCGACGACGAGCGGATCGACCAGTTCATCCAGTCGCTGCGCCGCAACCAGTACACGTACCCGGAGATCGGCGCGACCTGCGACTCCGCCACGTTCAACGTGGACAGCCCGCCGCCGTTCGTGGCCGAGGCGCCCGGCGCCGACGCGGTCCCGATGGAGGGCGGCACGCAGGCCACCGACGAGATGCCGCAGGACGGCCAGCCCGCCCCG